The Desulfonatronum sp. SC1 genome has a segment encoding these proteins:
- a CDS encoding MauE/DoxX family redox-associated membrane protein, with translation MTKNPLVRLLTHEYLALALRLYIGALFIYASMYKISYTAEFAETIASYQLVPYWAVNVLAVFMPWFELVCGVLLIIGFRAKSAVVLIGGMLVMFTIAVVVNLLRDSPIPCGCFSSVEDPISWWTVVRDLIWVAMTVHIYYFDKILHLENQFTSRIEKIA, from the coding sequence ATGACGAAAAATCCGCTGGTCAGGTTACTGACCCATGAATACTTGGCTTTGGCGCTGCGATTGTACATCGGCGCTTTGTTCATCTACGCGAGCATGTACAAGATCAGCTACACCGCTGAATTCGCCGAGACCATCGCCAGCTACCAATTGGTCCCCTACTGGGCGGTGAACGTTCTGGCCGTGTTCATGCCCTGGTTCGAGTTGGTTTGCGGCGTTTTGCTGATCATCGGTTTCCGGGCCAAGTCTGCGGTGGTACTCATCGGCGGTATGTTGGTGATGTTTACCATCGCCGTGGTGGTCAATCTGCTGCGCGATTCGCCCATCCCTTGCGGCTGTTTCAGCAGCGTCGAGGATCCGATATCATGGTGGACGGTGGTCCGCGATCTGATCTGGGTGGCCATGACCGTTCACATCTATTACTTCGACAAGATTTTGCATCTGGAAAATCAGTTCACCTCCAGAATCGAGAAAATCGCCTGA
- a CDS encoding TlpA disulfide reductase family protein, protein MRGFAGKYLVLVWLSLALLAGQVSAAGPLGVGERHPEILAFVFPAPEVPDHRVYLELGEDQASVALADMEKDFFLIEIVGVYCPVCHNQAPDILRLYQRIQRDAELAGKLAMVAVAAGATPMEIEHLHRTWRFPFPIFQDGDYILHKLIGEPDTPYTLLLDREGSILYTHLGRSDTSSLYNTLKQLP, encoded by the coding sequence ATGCGCGGATTTGCAGGCAAGTATTTGGTTCTGGTGTGGTTGTCGCTGGCCTTGCTCGCCGGTCAGGTTTCCGCCGCCGGGCCACTGGGCGTCGGTGAGCGACACCCGGAGATTTTGGCTTTTGTGTTCCCCGCTCCGGAGGTTCCGGACCATCGAGTTTATCTGGAACTTGGGGAGGATCAGGCCAGCGTGGCCCTGGCGGACATGGAGAAGGATTTCTTCCTGATTGAGATCGTTGGTGTTTACTGTCCCGTCTGCCATAATCAGGCCCCAGACATCCTGCGTCTGTATCAACGCATCCAGCGCGACGCGGAACTGGCGGGCAAGCTGGCCATGGTCGCCGTGGCCGCTGGAGCCACCCCGATGGAAATCGAGCATCTCCATCGGACGTGGCGCTTTCCCTTCCCCATTTTCCAGGATGGGGACTACATTCTGCACAAACTGATCGGCGAACCAGACACGCCGTATACCCTGCTTTTGGACCGGGAAGGTTCCATCCTCTACACCCATCTGGGCCGTTCAGATACCAGCAGTCTCTACAACACGCTCAAACAGCTACCCTGA
- a CDS encoding rhodanese-like domain-containing protein — MNQRQAPNPSAGPSLNASVDASKDAPNASPKEALGVASGDLRAFHLDALFETVSELSRLTDPVEVMEAFVLMSMGALGTAQGLLVAQDRRSGRQHIVLRGLNESDKERLPEAVQSVSAKVRDEGGMLSRQVLVVLINESPEKSGLPEPLRVVVEWYLDEHRFGVLGYGPKVNGSAYGHQDEDFVLQLVTAFMDALASACVNETIRGLNEELQARNIELQRALLAAQDIQARLDRRYFHFKSICDTTRELSGNLHAKTLLSSFLLSVMGTFSAQRGFIVLWERREERIEVAARGFGDDTGPVFDARRLDAVFRSLLHPPFVPAQGEKHYQLLTRDELQALELAETSQVGAAFLVDENWYGLVGIGNCLARSEDDQAERELLPALLQGFLVSLGNALAFETIEKLNSDLLRKNAELRQTLDELQQSRQTISLLEAAGNRISSLLRSETLRIKRVSLFDCLALALVSLVLALVFNASSPGGISLLPEIWGQPRPDYIDVAWAKLKHESQGALFLDARPTEFYNQSRIVGAENLPLNLFDFVYSMRFAMLDPGKDVIVYGRNISRRYDEQVAAKLKERGMVNVRVMEGGLRQWQRNGLPVEP, encoded by the coding sequence ATGAATCAGCGGCAGGCTCCGAACCCTTCAGCGGGACCGTCGTTAAATGCATCAGTTGACGCATCAAAAGATGCACCCAACGCCTCTCCCAAAGAGGCGTTGGGTGTGGCTTCCGGAGACCTACGTGCCTTTCATCTGGATGCCCTGTTCGAGACGGTCAGCGAACTGAGTCGATTGACCGACCCGGTGGAGGTCATGGAGGCCTTCGTCCTGATGAGCATGGGGGCCCTGGGAACGGCTCAGGGATTGCTCGTCGCCCAGGATCGCCGTTCTGGCCGTCAGCATATCGTCTTGCGCGGCCTGAACGAGTCCGACAAGGAGCGTCTGCCCGAGGCGGTTCAGTCCGTTTCCGCAAAAGTTCGAGACGAGGGCGGGATGCTTTCCCGGCAGGTTCTGGTCGTGCTGATCAACGAGTCTCCCGAAAAGTCCGGCCTGCCCGAGCCGTTGCGCGTCGTGGTGGAGTGGTATCTGGACGAGCATCGTTTCGGAGTCTTGGGCTATGGCCCCAAGGTCAACGGCTCGGCGTACGGCCACCAGGATGAAGATTTCGTGCTGCAACTGGTCACGGCCTTCATGGACGCCCTGGCCTCCGCGTGCGTGAATGAGACCATTCGCGGCTTGAATGAGGAATTGCAAGCGAGAAACATCGAACTTCAGCGGGCTCTGCTGGCTGCCCAGGACATCCAGGCCCGGCTGGACCGCCGTTATTTTCACTTCAAGTCCATCTGCGACACCACACGGGAACTCAGCGGGAACCTCCACGCCAAAACCCTGCTTTCCTCTTTTTTATTGTCGGTCATGGGCACGTTCAGTGCCCAACGCGGGTTCATCGTGCTCTGGGAACGTCGGGAGGAGCGTATTGAGGTCGCGGCTAGAGGGTTCGGCGACGACACGGGCCCGGTCTTTGACGCCCGGCGTTTAGACGCCGTTTTCCGTTCCCTGCTGCATCCTCCGTTTGTCCCGGCTCAGGGAGAAAAACACTATCAGTTGCTGACCCGAGACGAACTCCAGGCTCTGGAATTGGCTGAGACGTCGCAAGTCGGCGCCGCGTTTCTGGTGGACGAAAATTGGTATGGGCTGGTTGGAATCGGGAACTGTCTTGCCCGCTCCGAGGACGACCAAGCTGAACGGGAATTGTTGCCGGCCTTGCTCCAGGGATTTCTGGTCAGTCTGGGCAATGCCTTGGCCTTTGAAACCATCGAAAAATTGAACAGCGACCTGCTGCGCAAAAACGCCGAACTGCGCCAAACATTGGATGAGTTGCAACAAAGCCGTCAGACCATCAGCCTTCTGGAGGCTGCCGGTAATCGCATTAGCTCCTTGCTGCGCTCCGAAACACTGCGCATTAAGCGGGTGAGCCTTTTCGACTGCCTGGCTTTGGCCTTGGTCAGCCTGGTTCTGGCGCTGGTCTTCAACGCCTCCAGCCCCGGCGGTATTTCGCTGTTGCCGGAAATCTGGGGTCAGCCTCGACCCGATTACATCGACGTGGCCTGGGCCAAGCTCAAGCATGAGTCACAAGGTGCGCTGTTTCTAGACGCTCGGCCCACGGAGTTTTACAACCAGTCGCGTATCGTCGGCGCGGAAAATCTGCCTTTGAACCTGTTCGACTTTGTCTATTCCATGCGCTTCGCCATGCTGGACCCGGGAAAGGACGTCATCGTCTACGGCCGGAACATCAGCAGAAGATACGACGAGCAGGTGGCGGCCAAGCTCAAGGAGCGCGGCATGGTCAATGTGCGGGTCATGGAGGGGGGCCTGCGGCAATGGCAACGCAACGGGCTTCCGGTGGAGCCATGA
- a CDS encoding 4Fe-4S dicluster domain-containing protein — protein MQGKSFFVDLTKCTACRGCQVACKQWKKLPAEETRNWGSFQNPKDLSAITYKLVRMTEAMEGEKFKQWYFFPDQCRHCVYPPCKMVGDYDDDQAILHDQETGAILFTERTKNLDGQQIRESCPYDIPRWNEETKIQTKCDMCIDRVQNGLLPACVLSCPTGTMQFGDSDEILEIAKKRLEEVKKYKPNAALTDPNDVRVIFLCEDNPREYFRYAVASADIPKYSRKAALAKVASPARRIFG, from the coding sequence ATGCAAGGTAAAAGCTTCTTTGTCGATCTGACCAAGTGCACGGCCTGCCGGGGCTGCCAGGTGGCCTGCAAGCAGTGGAAGAAACTCCCGGCGGAAGAAACCAGAAACTGGGGCTCGTTTCAGAATCCCAAGGACCTGTCCGCTATTACCTATAAACTGGTGCGGATGACCGAGGCCATGGAAGGCGAGAAGTTCAAGCAGTGGTACTTTTTTCCGGATCAGTGCCGGCACTGCGTCTACCCGCCCTGCAAGATGGTCGGCGACTATGACGACGACCAAGCCATTCTGCATGACCAGGAGACGGGGGCGATTCTGTTCACGGAACGGACCAAGAACCTGGACGGGCAGCAGATCAGGGAATCGTGTCCGTACGACATTCCCCGCTGGAACGAAGAAACCAAGATTCAAACCAAGTGCGACATGTGCATCGACCGGGTTCAGAACGGTTTGCTCCCGGCCTGTGTGCTGAGCTGTCCCACCGGGACGATGCAGTTCGGGGATTCGGACGAGATCCTGGAAATCGCCAAGAAGCGGCTGGAAGAAGTCAAGAAATACAAGCCCAACGCCGCATTGACGGACCCGAACGACGTCAGGGTGATTTTCCTGTGCGAAGACAATCCCCGGGAATACTTCCGGTATGCCGTGGCATCCGCGGATATTCCCAAGTACAGCCGTAAAGCCGCTCTGGCCAAGGTGGCCTCACCTGCCAGACGGATTTTCGGATAG
- a CDS encoding ABC transporter substrate-binding protein, which yields MKIHQLFSMFAVVALLLSCTQSVHDDSPLNDVPGVSESEILIGSSLALSGHAGFLGTQTLNGALSYINHVNEQGGVHGRRIRVIAYDDGYDPPRCLANTQKLIVDDQVFALFSYVGTPTTVKILPLIEQAQIPLLGIFSGANAFREPFNRNIINIRASYYQETQEVVRHFVEDLGLTRIAVFYQYDAYGFDGLKGTELALRAYELAPVARGSYTRGTQDIEEGLEAIMESQAEAVIMVGTYDACAKFIKQARSRGFSPLFHNVSFVGSEELARILGKDGDGVIISQVVPPPDSLESQALLWGVVEYLERHKRAFPEDQPNLVALEGYINAKVLVEGLRRAGRNLSRARFIDAIQSVQQYSLGIANTLSFGPTNHQGLERVYFTIIQDGRLVILTDWNRLTTEIPHDPSAAYSE from the coding sequence GTGAAAATTCACCAGCTTTTTTCGATGTTTGCCGTGGTCGCCCTCCTTCTCTCCTGCACCCAAAGCGTCCATGATGACTCGCCACTGAACGATGTTCCGGGGGTGAGCGAGTCGGAGATTTTGATCGGCTCGTCGTTGGCGCTCAGCGGGCATGCAGGTTTTTTGGGGACACAGACCCTAAATGGGGCGTTGTCGTACATCAACCATGTCAACGAACAGGGCGGGGTGCATGGGCGCAGAATCCGGGTGATCGCCTATGATGATGGGTATGATCCGCCAAGGTGTCTGGCGAACACGCAGAAGCTGATCGTTGACGACCAAGTTTTTGCGCTCTTCAGTTACGTCGGCACTCCGACCACTGTCAAGATTCTCCCGTTAATCGAACAGGCTCAGATTCCACTTTTGGGGATATTCAGCGGGGCGAATGCGTTTCGAGAACCGTTCAACCGGAATATTATAAATATTCGCGCCTCGTACTATCAGGAAACCCAGGAAGTCGTCCGTCATTTCGTCGAAGACCTCGGGCTGACCCGGATAGCCGTATTTTACCAATACGACGCCTATGGCTTCGACGGACTGAAGGGTACGGAACTGGCCCTGCGGGCTTATGAACTGGCCCCGGTGGCCAGAGGCAGCTACACCCGCGGCACCCAGGACATAGAAGAGGGCTTGGAGGCAATCATGGAATCCCAGGCCGAGGCCGTGATCATGGTCGGGACCTACGACGCCTGCGCGAAATTCATCAAACAGGCCCGATCTCGAGGCTTTTCTCCGTTGTTTCACAACGTCTCTTTCGTCGGGTCCGAGGAGTTGGCCCGTATTCTGGGCAAGGACGGGGACGGGGTCATCATCTCCCAGGTGGTTCCCCCTCCGGACTCGTTGGAATCTCAGGCCTTGTTGTGGGGCGTGGTGGAGTATCTGGAGCGGCATAAACGGGCTTTTCCGGAGGATCAGCCTAATCTTGTGGCCCTGGAAGGCTACATCAACGCCAAGGTCTTGGTGGAGGGGTTGCGAAGGGCCGGACGCAACCTGAGCAGGGCGCGTTTCATCGACGCCATTCAGTCCGTTCAGCAATATTCCCTGGGCATCGCCAACACCTTGTCCTTCGGGCCGACGAACCATCAAGGGCTGGAGCGGGTTTACTTTACGATCATCCAGGACGGACGTCTGGTTATCTTGACCGACTGGAACCGACTCACGACGGAAATACCGCATGATCCGTCGGCGGCTTATTCGGAGTAG
- a CDS encoding ATP-binding protein yields the protein MPNTQRLSSTPKTMLTALREISLKNKIFFSTLAMVLVISATIALLARWILITSLVNELTARGIAIAQSIADQGRGYVLTRDHPNLVSLIFDAAQLGERRMLVEYIFILDDERNVLSHTFIRPFPEPLSSANPIPADKQYSVAQLTIDDAPVYDIAVPIWEGIYPIGTVHVGLKQKHIDQLIAKLRITFLGFISAIIVIIFLVSHKLSKYVTRSLTQLTKLADEITRGNLDMKPLGLDEADKEEHCPAYYNMDLPCWHVDKTLGRFSPDYTPEKPAYCIDCVIKKKKSGDEVLQLADSFKYMVRSIKLYRNRVRESEEKYRSLFRSGPAPIFVLSTRTFRILDANPSALTIYDYSKEEMLKTSFLELAPEFKNRFSAFFRDNPSSESFIYPKAMHFKKGEVPFYVNVVACKTRYLERDAIIVSTSDITEMLEKDAQLIQASKMTSLGQLSAGIAHELNQPLNMIKMGSEFLDMAVNEQMPLSDESLREISSEMSAQVDRATEIINHLREFGRKSDFSKEPIDINKPVRGVMSIMAHQLSLQNIVVTLDLDESIPPVLAHVNRLEQVLFNLVTNARDAIQDRYKTLEEEGRRDIVIRSFLDHDRVCLSVSDTGCGMSPSVAEKIFDPFFTTKQTGMGMGLGLSISYGIIKDYDGTIDITSEGGEGTTFVLSFPVAQE from the coding sequence TTGCCGAATACACAACGGTTAAGCTCGACGCCGAAGACCATGCTGACCGCTCTGCGGGAAATCAGCCTGAAGAACAAGATTTTTTTCTCCACCCTGGCCATGGTATTGGTCATCAGCGCAACCATCGCCCTGTTGGCCAGGTGGATCTTGATCACCAGTCTGGTCAATGAACTGACCGCCCGCGGGATTGCCATCGCCCAAAGCATCGCCGACCAGGGCCGCGGCTACGTGCTGACCCGGGACCACCCGAATCTGGTCAGCCTGATTTTCGATGCCGCCCAACTGGGCGAGCGGCGGATGCTCGTGGAGTATATCTTCATCCTGGACGACGAGCGCAATGTCCTGTCCCACACATTCATCCGTCCGTTTCCGGAGCCCTTGAGCTCCGCCAACCCCATTCCAGCGGACAAGCAGTACAGCGTGGCCCAGTTGACCATCGACGACGCCCCGGTCTACGACATAGCCGTGCCGATCTGGGAGGGCATCTACCCCATCGGCACCGTTCACGTCGGACTGAAGCAAAAGCACATCGACCAACTGATCGCCAAGCTGCGCATCACGTTTCTTGGATTTATCAGCGCAATTATCGTCATCATTTTTCTGGTCAGCCATAAACTTTCCAAGTACGTGACCAGATCTTTGACCCAGTTAACCAAGCTGGCCGACGAAATCACCCGGGGAAACCTGGACATGAAGCCTTTGGGGCTGGATGAAGCGGACAAAGAGGAGCACTGCCCGGCCTACTACAACATGGACCTGCCCTGCTGGCACGTGGACAAGACCCTGGGCCGGTTCAGCCCCGACTACACCCCGGAGAAGCCCGCCTACTGCATCGACTGCGTCATTAAAAAGAAAAAATCCGGCGACGAAGTGTTGCAATTGGCGGACTCCTTCAAGTACATGGTTCGCAGTATCAAGCTCTACCGTAATCGGGTCCGCGAGTCCGAGGAAAAGTATCGTTCCTTGTTTCGAAGTGGGCCGGCCCCGATTTTCGTGCTCAGCACCCGCACTTTCCGGATTCTTGATGCCAATCCCAGCGCCTTGACCATCTACGACTATTCCAAGGAGGAAATGCTCAAGACGTCGTTTCTGGAGTTGGCGCCGGAGTTCAAGAATCGATTCTCCGCTTTTTTCCGAGACAATCCGAGTTCCGAGAGTTTCATTTATCCCAAGGCCATGCATTTTAAGAAAGGTGAAGTGCCTTTTTACGTGAACGTGGTAGCCTGCAAAACGCGCTATCTGGAGCGTGACGCGATCATCGTCTCCACTTCGGACATCACGGAGATGCTGGAAAAGGATGCCCAGCTGATCCAGGCCAGCAAGATGACCAGCCTGGGTCAGCTTTCCGCGGGGATCGCCCATGAGCTGAATCAGCCTTTAAACATGATCAAGATGGGCAGTGAATTCCTAGACATGGCGGTGAACGAGCAGATGCCGCTTTCCGATGAGAGTTTGCGGGAAATCAGCAGTGAAATGAGCGCCCAAGTTGATCGTGCCACGGAAATCATCAATCATTTGCGAGAATTCGGACGCAAGTCCGACTTTTCGAAGGAACCCATCGACATCAACAAGCCGGTGCGCGGGGTGATGTCCATCATGGCCCACCAGTTGAGCCTGCAAAACATTGTAGTTACTCTTGACCTGGACGAGAGTATCCCTCCGGTGCTGGCCCATGTGAATCGCTTGGAACAGGTCTTGTTCAATTTGGTCACCAACGCCCGGGATGCAATTCAGGACCGGTATAAAACCTTGGAAGAGGAAGGAAGACGAGATATCGTGATCCGCTCCTTCCTGGACCACGACCGGGTTTGTCTGAGCGTGTCGGATACCGGGTGCGGGATGAGTCCGTCCGTGGCGGAAAAGATTTTCGATCCGTTTTTCACCACCAAGCAGACGGGGATGGGCATGGGGCTCGGGCTGTCCATTTCCTACGGTATCATCAAGGATTATGATGGGACCATCGACATCACGAGTGAGGGGGGCGAAGGGACGACCTTCGTGCTTTCGTTCCCCGTTGCTCAGGAATGA
- a CDS encoding DegQ family serine endoprotease, producing the protein MFSLPKKVLSTFALLLLWTVAPAHSRLPEFTDLAEKSAPAVVNISSVRVVSGENPMRQFFSPFQRRGGPFDDFFEQFERFFGDQAPARRSQSLGSGFIISSDGYIVTNNHVIRDATEITVNLLDSADSYKAEVVGRDAETDLALLKIEADRPLPVLEFGDSDQAKVGQWVVAIGNPFGLAHTVTAGIVSAKGRIIGSGPYDDFIQTDASINPGNSGGPLLDMRGRVIGINTAIVASGQGIGFAIPSNMARGIIAQLQENKMVQRGWLGVTIQDLDDNSARALGLTSTRGALIAEVIPDEPAAKAGLRSGDVVVSINGQTVVDSSSLLRVVAQQTPGESVKVEVMRQGKKQSFAVTLGTRDPERLAQRGVPSPSEDQETSLGISLRPIDEREARAMGMTRPQGLLVTAVEVESEAARADVRAGDIVMEANQQPVNSIDDFQRILREDAAEKGVVMLLIRRQAQTIFRTIPLE; encoded by the coding sequence ATGTTCTCTTTACCAAAGAAAGTATTGTCTACTTTTGCCTTGCTTTTATTATGGACCGTCGCCCCCGCCCACTCCCGCCTCCCCGAATTCACCGACCTTGCTGAAAAGTCCGCCCCGGCAGTGGTGAACATCAGTTCCGTTCGGGTTGTGTCTGGTGAGAATCCCATGCGGCAATTTTTTTCTCCGTTTCAACGCCGCGGTGGGCCTTTTGACGATTTTTTTGAGCAGTTCGAGCGATTTTTCGGGGACCAGGCACCCGCCAGGCGTTCCCAGTCTTTGGGGTCCGGCTTCATCATTTCGTCCGACGGGTACATCGTCACCAACAACCATGTGATCCGGGACGCTACGGAGATCACGGTAAACCTCCTGGACAGTGCAGACTCGTATAAGGCCGAGGTTGTCGGACGGGACGCGGAGACGGACTTGGCCTTGCTGAAAATTGAGGCTGACCGGCCCCTGCCCGTATTGGAGTTCGGGGATTCAGACCAAGCCAAGGTCGGTCAGTGGGTGGTGGCCATCGGGAATCCTTTCGGCTTAGCCCATACGGTGACCGCCGGGATAGTTAGCGCCAAGGGCCGGATCATCGGCTCCGGGCCCTACGACGACTTCATCCAGACCGACGCATCCATCAACCCCGGCAACAGCGGCGGTCCGTTGCTGGACATGCGGGGGCGAGTAATCGGGATCAACACGGCCATCGTCGCCTCGGGCCAGGGCATCGGCTTCGCCATCCCCAGCAACATGGCCCGCGGGATCATCGCCCAGTTGCAGGAAAACAAAATGGTTCAACGAGGATGGCTGGGCGTGACCATTCAGGACCTGGACGACAACTCGGCCCGGGCCCTGGGCTTGACTTCGACCCGAGGCGCGTTGATCGCCGAGGTGATCCCAGATGAACCCGCCGCCAAGGCGGGATTACGCTCCGGTGACGTGGTGGTTTCCATCAACGGGCAAACGGTAGTGGACTCCAGTTCTCTGCTACGGGTCGTGGCCCAGCAGACCCCGGGTGAATCAGTTAAGGTCGAGGTGATGCGCCAAGGCAAAAAGCAGTCCTTCGCCGTCACCCTGGGCACCCGGGATCCTGAGCGTCTGGCTCAGCGAGGTGTGCCGTCCCCAAGTGAGGACCAGGAAACATCCTTGGGCATTTCCCTACGCCCGATTGACGAGCGTGAGGCCAGGGCCATGGGCATGACCCGCCCGCAGGGCCTGCTGGTCACCGCCGTGGAGGTCGAATCCGAAGCCGCTCGCGCCGATGTTCGCGCCGGTGACATCGTCATGGAAGCCAACCAGCAGCCCGTCAACTCCATAGACGACTTTCAACGAATCCTCCGTGAAGACGCCGCGGAAAAAGGCGTGGTCATGCTACTCATCCGCCGACAGGCCCAGACCATCTTCCGAACCATTCCCCTGGAATAG
- a CDS encoding response regulator codes for MRKILVIDDEKPTLSMFRLFLNAYGFTVFTAENGEEGLVVFKKEQPAIVITDIKMPGMDGLEVLKRIKEINPLAEVIIITGHGDLDLAIRALNMDATDFINKPIQKAALDQALRRAEERLIMAENEEREISWVQEDDMACIDIRGNVNAASEPVLLEAYGHISAWNVPKILFRFNENASINGAGIAVLIQLLTESKQRGQSVILTGLAENFRKVFEMVGVTKLARIVHDEAEARSVLSGMPV; via the coding sequence ATGCGCAAAATTCTCGTTATCGACGATGAAAAACCCACCCTGTCCATGTTTCGCCTGTTTTTGAACGCCTACGGATTCACGGTGTTCACCGCGGAAAACGGCGAGGAAGGGTTGGTCGTTTTCAAGAAAGAGCAACCGGCCATCGTGATCACGGACATCAAGATGCCAGGGATGGACGGACTGGAGGTCCTCAAGCGCATTAAGGAGATCAATCCCCTGGCCGAGGTGATCATCATCACCGGGCACGGGGACCTGGATCTGGCCATTCGCGCGCTGAACATGGACGCCACGGACTTCATCAACAAGCCGATTCAGAAGGCCGCTCTGGACCAAGCCCTGCGGCGCGCCGAGGAGCGGCTGATCATGGCCGAAAACGAGGAAAGGGAGATTTCCTGGGTCCAGGAGGACGATATGGCCTGCATCGACATCCGCGGTAACGTCAACGCCGCTTCCGAACCGGTGCTGCTGGAGGCTTACGGTCATATCTCGGCCTGGAACGTCCCCAAAATCCTTTTTCGTTTCAACGAGAACGCCTCGATCAACGGTGCCGGCATCGCCGTGCTGATCCAACTCCTTACGGAAAGCAAGCAGCGCGGCCAATCCGTGATCCTCACTGGTCTGGCCGAGAATTTTCGCAAGGTGTTCGAAATGGTCGGGGTGACCAAACTGGCCCGGATCGTTCACGATGAAGCCGAGGCTCGCTCCGTGTTGAGCGGCATGCCGGTTTGA